CATTGATGGACAAGGTGGAGGAATCGGAAAGGTATTAACTGAGCACATTCGAAAAGCACTAGGTGAAGAGGTATATCTAGTGGCCCTAGGTACGAATGCATTGGCTTCTTCTGTTATGTTAAAAGCGGGGGCAAATGAAGGTGCTTCTGGAGAAAATGCAATTGCTCGTGGAATTGCCCATGTGGATGTTGTCATTGGACCAATAGGGATTGTAATCCCACATTCATTTCTAGGTGAGATTACTCCAAGTATTGCGAGCATAATAGCTTGTTCTAAACCATACAAGATTTTAATTCCGTTAACGAGAGGAAATTACTCGTTGGTAGGATTAAATAATGAACCACTTCCACATTTAGTAAAAGAATCTATCGAGATTTTGTATCAATATATTGATAATATTAAGAGTAAGGAGGGGTCTGGCATGTGCGAAGCAAATGCTTATATTATTAAAGATGGCAAAGAAGAGTTGCTGCTAGAACGAGTGGATAAAATAGTTCCCCACGAAGATGGGATCTTCTTAAAAAATATTTTTGGAGAACAGAAGATCGTTAAAGCTTCTATTAAAGAAATGGCTCTCGTCAATCACAAGATTATTCTAGAACCAATATCTTAAATAACATAACAAATAGATAATTCAGTATACAAACTTCACGAATGTGAAGTTTTTTTCATTTCTGGGCAATCACCTATTACTTCGTTGATACATAAGATAATATACGAACTGAGGTGTGGGGTGAATATGTTGAAAAAACAGGATACTTTGATTGAAAGAGGGATGAAAACAATATTAGACCAATACGAAACTGGCAAAATCAATTTAGCTGAAACCATGCGTTTCCTCAATCATGATCAATCCATACAAAATGTAAATTTAGATATACCAAATACTTCGATTCAAGAAATATATCAGGAACTGGACCAATTAATTGGATTAGCAGAAGTAAAAAGTTTAGTGAGGGAAATCTTTTCTTTTTTACAAATACAAAATCAGCGCAAATTGAATGGTCTTCTATCTGATGCGCTTGTTTTACACATGATTTTTAAAGGTAATCCAGGCACAGGAAAAACAACTGTTGCAAGGGTGTTTGGACGAATGTTTAAGGAAATGAATATCTTATCGAAAGGCCATATGATTGAAGTTGAGCGTGCTGATCTGGTTGGTGAATATATTGGTCACACAGCTCAGAAGACTAGAGAACAAATAAAAAAAGCTCTTGGTGGAATATTATTTATAGATGAAGCCTATTCTTTAAATCGTGGCGGCGAGAAGGACTTTGGGAAAGAAGCAATTGATACATTAGTAAAGGGCATGGAAGATTACAAAAACGAATTTATTCTTATTTTAGCTGGATATTCTGAGGAAATAGATAATTTTCTTATGTCAAATCCCGGGTTGCCATCTCGATTTCCTATCAATATAAATTTTCCTGACTATACAATAACTGAGCTTATGGACATCGCAGAATTAATGTTGGAGGAGCGACAATATAAGTTTACTTTTAAAGCTCGACTAAAACTACGCAACCAACTAGAAAGAAACCACCAACTTCGAAATCAGAACTTTAGTAATGCCAGATTTGTTCGTAATCTTATTGAAAAGGCTATTCGCAAGCAAGCGACACGTTTGATAAGAGAAAACCAGGCAAGTCTTTTAAGTAGAAGCGAATTAATGATGATTTCTGATCTAGATATTGAAACCACAGGAGGGACTTCTAATGATAGAATTCTTAATTACCGGGAGAAAAGAAGTTGGTAAGACACTTTTTATGTTGCAGTTTTCAGAGTATATTGCTAAAGAAAACGGATATGATTGTTTATATCAATCCTCAAAAGGCGTTCAATTACGAAAAATATCGGACATAGGTAATGCAATTAAAATTTACAATGAGGATATCGGAAAGAACAATCTTCCTAAGAGTATAACAATGTCTACTCACTCTAAAGATAAATTATTAAAATTCACTGATACGTATGGTTTAATTGATGGAATACAGTATAATAGCATAGATAGACAAAATATTAAAACCTCCCTTCAAGCTATCATGGAATGTGATAATTTAATCCATATTATTGATCATAATAACCTTGATAAAAAGAGTTTAGACCCTATTGATTTAGAGCTATACAATATAGGTAAGCAAAAGCGATTTTATATGATGTTAATAAACAAGACAGATTTAGAAAAAACAATGCTTAAATTTCAAGACTATAAGAAAAAAACTAAATTACCAATTCACCCTATTTCATCAATATATAAAGAAGGTTTTTTCCATGTATTTCAGCAAATTAAAACAGTCATGCAACAACCATTGTTAGGTAGGTGATTCTTATTTCAACCATTCAGTCCATCGCAACAGAGGAAAAGGCTATACTAGTAGGTGCTTATCTCTCACAGAGACACCAGACTCAAGAGCAATATGAACAATCTTTGCAAGAATTGGAACAACTCGCCGATACTGCAGGTGCTAGAGTACTTCAGGTTTTTACACAAAATCGGGACGGTTATGACTCTAGCACCTTAGTAGGCAAGGGCAAGCTTGAAGAAATTACGTTATACGTGGAAGAGAATGAAATTGATGTTGTCATCTTTAACAGTGAACTATCTCCTAAGCAAAAAAGAAATATTGAAAAGATTGTGCCGTGTAAAGTAATAGATCGCACGGAACTAATACTAGATATTTTTGCATTGCGTGCACGTACTCATGAGGGAAAATTGCAAGTAGAATTAGCGCAATTACAATATCTATTGCCACGTCTTACTGGAAAAGGAACTGAAATGTCCCGTCTAGGTGGAGGGATAGGAACTAGAGGACCTGGTGAAACGAAGATTGAGGTTGATCGTAGAAAAATTCGAGATCAAGTGACCAAAATTTCTAAAGATCTTGAACAAATAAAAAAACAACGCCAAATTGAACGTAACCTTAGGATAAAAAACAATGTTCCTGTTATAGCATTAGTGGGATATACGAATGTAGGAAAAAGTTCTTTATTCAACCTATTGTATAAGCAATTGAATCCAGCGTCTGCAAAAGACGAGGTATTAGTAGAAAATAAGCTGTTTGCTACATTAGATACAACTGTAAGACTTATCGAATTAGAGCCTAAAATTTCCACACTTATGGTTGACACAGTTGGTTTTATTCAGGATTTACCGCACAATCTAGTAGCAGCGTTTCGTTCTACTTTGGAAGAGGTATTATATGCTGACGTACTACTTCATGTAGTAGATGTAAGTGATCCTCACCATAATGATAAAATTGAAACTGTGGAGAAGGTCTTAACAGATTTAGGAGTCACAGATCCAAGAATTATTTATGTATATAATAAAATTGATATCAGGTCTAACTACAGTGAAGATTATGAACTTGTAGTAACTGAAAACAGTGTACAGGTCTCAGTTTTGCATCAAAATGGTATTGATCAATTGCGAGCGCTAATATTACAATACATATTCCAAGACTATAGCCAAAACACACTATCTATTCCATATCATCGCTCTGATATATATGCTGCTGCTCATGAGATAGGCAAAGTATTATCGAAGCAGGAAGATGAACATGGTTGGATAATGGCTATATTCGCTAGAAAGAGCGCAAATGAAGGATTTATAAAGAAACACATGAACAGTATTGAGATTCTGGAGCGTGAAAATCATGAGTTTACCGTTTGATTCAGAAATATTAAAACTTAAGGATTCTATTGAAAAAAAAATAGCTCCTGTGTTCCAGAATATACAAATGATAGTGGAGAGTAATCAATATCGTGTATTAGAAGCCTTTCAAAAAAATCAAGTTAGTGACTATCACTTTGTAGAGTCTACAGGATATGGACATAATGATTTAGGTCGTGAGGTATTAGAGCAAGTGTATGCAAACGCATTTGGAGCAGAAGCGAGCATTGTTCGACCTCATGTGGTTTCTGGTACTCATGCCATTAGCAGTGTCTTTTTCGGCATTCTTAGACCTGGAGATCATCTACTATACATAACAGGTAAACCTTACGACACTTTGGAAGAAGTGGTAGGTGAGCGTGGTTCCAATCAAGGATCATTAAAGGAATTTCAAATTGATTATAGCTGGTTACCTTTAACAGCAAGTAATACAATAGATTATCAAGGAATTAAAGAAAGTATTCAACCGAATACACGTATGATTGGAATACAAAGATCTAGAGGTTATGCCAATCGACCGTCATTTACAATAGCAGAAATTAAGAAGATGGTGGAATTTTGTAAAGCAATTAGACCAGATCTTATAGTATTTGTTGATAATTGTTATGGTGAGTTTGTAGAGACTCTAGAGCCTACACACGTGGGTGTAGATATTATGGCTGGTTCACTGATTAAAAATCCAGGTGCAGGTATTGTACGTTCTGGTGGCTATATTGTTGGCAAAGAAGAATTAGTTCAGAAAGTCAGTTACCGTGTTACTTCCCCAGGTATAGGAAGAGATGGTGGTGCTATGCTTGGAACTACAAGAGAGTTGTTTCAAGGGTTATTTCTAGCCCCTAACGTAGTCGGACAAGCACTTCAGGGAGTTGTTTTTGCATCTGCTATTTTAGAAGAATTAGGGTATCAGACGGATCCTTTATGGAACGATCCGCGAACAGACATTATACAAGCCATTCACTTGCAAAAACCGGACAATTTATTAGCTTTTTGCCAGGCCATTCAAAAGGCATCGCCGGTGGATTCTCATGTGAAACCGGAAGCTAGTTATATGCCTGGATATGCTGATGATGTTGTTATGGCGGCGGGTGCGTTTATACAAGGGGCAAGTATTGAATTAAGTGCAGATGGTCCCATGCGAGAACCTTATACTGCTTATATGCAAGGTGGTCTAACGTATCATCATGTAAAAATTGCAATTTTACAAGCTATTACAAACTTAAAAAATTTAACGAACAATTAAATCAATGATCAATGTACATGCTCATGTAAATCTATTTAACATTTGTTGACAGCTTTATGTGATAAGTTTATAATTAATTTATTCATGCATTTCATTGATTTTCTAGAGGAGAGAAACAATGGATAATAACGATAGACGTAAACAACCACTTTTCCCAATAGGGATTGTTAAAAAATTAACAAGCCTTTCTGCTAGGCAAATTCGTTACTACGAAGAGCATAAATTAATACAGCCAATGCGTACAGAAGGGAATCAGAGACTATTTTCTTTTGAAGATGTAGATCGACTATTAGAGATTAAATCTTTAATTGATCAAGGAGTTAATATCGCTGGTATTAAGACTGTTTTAGGCACGATTGATGAAGAGCCAATTCCTACGGCTCCTGAGAAGACAGAACCTAAAGTAGATCTTACAGATAAAGAACTTCACGATTTATTACAAGCTCATATTTCTGAACAAATCGCTAGACCTAGTATAGGGAATCCATTAATTCAGGGTCAGTTAGCTAGGTTCTATCGAAAGTAGTGAATAAGTTAATATTATTCTGGGAGGAATGTTCATGAGTCGTTATACAAAAGAAGATATTATGAAATTAGCAAAAGAGAATGATGTATCTTTTATTCGTTTACAGTTTACTGATTTAATGGGTATTATTAAAAATGTAGAAATTCCTATTAGTCAATTAGACAAAGCACTAGATAACAAAATGATGTTTGATGGTTCTTCGATTGAAGGATTCGTAAGAATTGAAGAATCTGATATGTATTTATATCCGGATTTAGATACTTGGGTTATTTTTCCATGGTTTGCCAACAAAGGAAAAGTAGCTAGACTTGTATGTGATATCTATATGCCTGATGGTACTCCTTTCCTTGGGGATCCTCGTGGGATATTAAAGAGAGCTATGCAGGAAGCTAAGGAAATGGGATATACATCTTTTAATGTAGGACCTGAGCCTGAGTTTTTCCTATTAAAGCTTGATGAAAATGGTAAGCCAACGAATGTTATGAATGATGAGGGTGGATATTTCGACTGGGCTCCTGTAGATTTAGGGGAGAATTGCCGTAGAGATATTGTATTAACACTTGAATCATTAGGCTTTGAAATTGAAGCATCGCATCATGAAGTGGCACCTGGACAGCATGAAATAGATTTTAAATATGCAGATGCAATTACTGCAGCTGATAATATCCAAACATTTAAATTAATTGTAAAGACAGTAGCTAAGGAGCATGGTTTGCATGCAACATTTATGCCAAAGCCTTTCTATGGTATTAATGGATCTGGAATGCATTGTCATCAATCATTATTCAAAGGCAATGAAAATGCATTTTATGACGAGAGTGATGTACTAGGCTTAAGTGTTACGGCAAAGCAGTACATTGCAGGTATACTAAAGCATGCACGTGGTATGACAGCGATTACTAATCCAACGATTAACTCTTACAAACGTTTAGTTCCAGGCTACGAAGCTCCTTGCTATATTGCATGGTCTGCTAAAAATCGTAGTCCATTGATTCGTGTACCTGCGGCAAGAGGAATGAGCACGAGAATCGAAGCTCGTTTCCCAGATCCAGCTACCAATCCTTATCTAGCTTTAGCTGTTATGTTAAAAGCAGGCTTAGATGGAATTAAGAACAAACTAGAAGCTCCTAGACCGACCGATCGTAACATCTATGTTATGAACGACTTAGAGCTTAAAGAAGCTGGAATTGATTCTTTACCAGGTAGCTTAGAAGAGGCGATTAAGGAACTTGCGAAAAATCAAGTCATGAAAGATGTATTAGGCGAGCACGCATATAGCCATTTCATCAGTTCAAAACAAATTGAATGGGATATCTTCCGCACGCAAGTCCATGAGTGGGAGAGAGAGCAATATATGGCTCAGTTCTAATGTAATTCAATACTTAAGTTAATCCTAAATTCTTAAATTCTTAAATTCTTAAAATAGAGAAATAACAAAACGCCCTCAAACGGATTGTTTGAGGGCGTTTTGTTTAAAATTCTCGATATATACCAATTACTTTTCCTAAGATGGATACACGATCATAATACGTTGCTTCCATAGTTGAATTCTCTGGTTGAATACGGAATCTTCCTTTTTCTTTATAGATACGCTTAACTGTAGCTTCATCATCTTCTGTCATAACAACTGCAATTTCCCCGTTTTCTACACTCATTTGTTGACGAATAATAGCATAATCTCCATCTAATATCCCAGCTTCTATCATACTGTCACCACTAACACTTAATATAAAAACATTATCGTCCCGTACAAGGGAGTTCGATAATGGCAAATAATTCTCAATGTTTTCGGTAGCCGTAATTGGCAGGCCAGCAGTAACCTTACCAATGACAGGTATATATGTATGATCTAAGGAGAAATCCTCTTTACCAGTCCCATCTAAAATTTCAATGGCCCTTGGTTTTGTTGGATCCCTTCTAATATATCCCAACTCCTCAAGAGTTGAAAGATGACCATGGACTGTTGAACTTGAAGCAAGCCCTACAGCTTCACCAATCTCACGAACAGAAGGGGGATATCCTTTTTTTTGAACTTCTGCTTTTATAAAATTTAATATATTAGTCTGACGTTTACTTATTGGTTTCATTGAGTTTGCTCATCCTTTCCTAGTTGATTGTAAAATAAATGAATAAGAGCAAGAGGATATGTATATACAAATTATAGCATAATTTTCTTAAGTGGCAAACAAAAGTTCGATTTTCACCTTATAGAGCCACGTTTTCGAATAGCATCATGTAATCTATGTTTGGAAGCTTCTACATATTTCTTAGCTGTTACAGCAATATCTTCGTGACCTAGTTGAGCCGCAACAACACGAATGTCCCCAGTTGCTTCATATAAAGATAGACCAGCAGATGAGCGTAGTTTATGTGGAGTTATATTGTATTTTCCAATAGCTTTTGCATACTTTTTCACTATCTTTTGCATACTGCGGATTGTTAACCGCCCACCATCCCGATTTAAAAATATAGCGTAAGGATCATTTGACATTGGTCTAGGACGCTGTTGGTGATGTAAATATGCATTAATGGAGGATTTTGATTCTTCCGAAAAGGCTATTGTACGAACTTTCGCACCTTTTCCTAACACCGTAATCTCAAGGTTTTGAAAATCGATACTATTCACATCTAGTATAAATACTTCACCAACACGCATTCCAGTGTCTAATAATAATGTAATCAATGCTAAATCACGAGAAATTGATAATGCAGTACGGGATTTACGTTGTTTATCCGTTAAACCAAAGCCACTTTCAATCGCATCTAATAATGTTACTTGTTCATTGGGAGCGAGAGCAATAATACCTTTTTTATTTAGTTTTAAATGATCATAATTACTTGTAGGATTATTCAGAATCTTGTTTTTCTTATGTAATGTTTGAAATAATACTTTTAATGATGATCTACGACGTGCTTGAGTAGTTTTCGTTACATTGCGCTCATTCAGTTGCCATTGCTCAAATGCCATTAGATGATCAAATTGAATACTATTCATGTGTTCTACAGTAAGTTCATTGACAAGTAAATCATCATTCGGTGAGACATTTGAAATATAGTATTCAAAAAACAAATGCCAGTCGCGCATATAATGAATGAGAGTAGACCTTAAGCGACCCTCAATGACAAATTTAGTGGTTATTACAACCTCACAAAAGTTTGGAAGTTGCTTAGATAATGTTTTAAAAATTTCTTGTTGTTTTTTCGTTAGTTGATTTATAAAATCAGCCATAAAAGCACCTCCTAAAACTATACTCGCTTGTAAAATATTATATCATGTTATGATGGTACCTTATTAATTAACTTTTATCATGTGTTCGTTTAATTTGCATTATACGAACACATGATAAATTGAATATAACATATATTTGGTATCTCTTCTATTTCTTGATTTTTTTAATTTCTTTATAAATATCTAAACCAAGTTCTAAAGCATTTCCATAATGCATGTTCATTGGATTGGTTCCTAAGCTCCAGATCCGGCCAACAGTATCAATGGCAAAATCTACTTCATATCCTAACCAAGATCCTGTATTTACATTTTTAAGTTTTGGATCTAAGATGTTCACGATTGTAGAAGAATATTCTAAGATTTCACTTTGAAATACTGATTTTGATAAACCAGATAAATTTGTAATTTCATCAAGACTGGAAACTTTTCCACCAAAACGTTGGCTAGTAATCGTTGATTTTGCAGCAGCTAATTTTGCATATATACCATGTTGTTTCCAGCTACCATCCAATTTACGTCCTACTTTTACGTTTAAATCGATTAAACTGCCTTTATATGAAGTTACTTTAATCCCTCTTTGTACAAAACATTTAGTAAATTTCATTTGCTTTAATAGCATCGTTTCAATTTCTATATATCCTACAGTACTTGTGCAAATTTGACCATTACAATAATAATGGTAATGGTACACATCTCGTTTAATTCTAACAATATGAA
This DNA window, taken from Desulfuribacillus stibiiarsenatis, encodes the following:
- a CDS encoding MerR family transcriptional regulator, which translates into the protein MDNNDRRKQPLFPIGIVKKLTSLSARQIRYYEEHKLIQPMRTEGNQRLFSFEDVDRLLEIKSLIDQGVNIAGIKTVLGTIDEEPIPTAPEKTEPKVDLTDKELHDLLQAHISEQIARPSIGNPLIQGQLARFYRK
- the lexA gene encoding transcriptional repressor LexA, whose product is MKPISKRQTNILNFIKAEVQKKGYPPSVREIGEAVGLASSSTVHGHLSTLEELGYIRRDPTKPRAIEILDGTGKEDFSLDHTYIPVIGKVTAGLPITATENIENYLPLSNSLVRDDNVFILSVSGDSMIEAGILDGDYAIIRQQMSVENGEIAVVMTEDDEATVKRIYKEKGRFRIQPENSTMEATYYDRVSILGKVIGIYREF
- a CDS encoding YheC/YheD family protein, translated to MGSFCKWEIYNILNKDSRINMFLPEATLLTNVELAFDYLHCYKSIFIKPCVPHVGFHVIHIVRIKRDVYHYHYYCNGQICTSTVGYIEIETMLLKQMKFTKCFVQRGIKVTSYKGSLIDLNVKVGRKLDGSWKQHGIYAKLAAAKSTITSQRFGGKVSSLDEITNLSGLSKSVFQSEILEYSSTIVNILDPKLKNVNTGSWLGYEVDFAIDTVGRIWSLGTNPMNMHYGNALELGLDIYKEIKKIKK
- a CDS encoding aminotransferase class I/II-fold pyridoxal phosphate-dependent enzyme → MSLPFDSEILKLKDSIEKKIAPVFQNIQMIVESNQYRVLEAFQKNQVSDYHFVESTGYGHNDLGREVLEQVYANAFGAEASIVRPHVVSGTHAISSVFFGILRPGDHLLYITGKPYDTLEEVVGERGSNQGSLKEFQIDYSWLPLTASNTIDYQGIKESIQPNTRMIGIQRSRGYANRPSFTIAEIKKMVEFCKAIRPDLIVFVDNCYGEFVETLEPTHVGVDIMAGSLIKNPGAGIVRSGGYIVGKEELVQKVSYRVTSPGIGRDGGAMLGTTRELFQGLFLAPNVVGQALQGVVFASAILEELGYQTDPLWNDPRTDIIQAIHLQKPDNLLAFCQAIQKASPVDSHVKPEASYMPGYADDVVMAAGAFIQGASIELSADGPMREPYTAYMQGGLTYHHVKIAILQAITNLKNLTNN
- a CDS encoding AAA family ATPase, which produces MRFLNHDQSIQNVNLDIPNTSIQEIYQELDQLIGLAEVKSLVREIFSFLQIQNQRKLNGLLSDALVLHMIFKGNPGTGKTTVARVFGRMFKEMNILSKGHMIEVERADLVGEYIGHTAQKTREQIKKALGGILFIDEAYSLNRGGEKDFGKEAIDTLVKGMEDYKNEFILILAGYSEEIDNFLMSNPGLPSRFPININFPDYTITELMDIAELMLEERQYKFTFKARLKLRNQLERNHQLRNQNFSNARFVRNLIEKAIRKQATRLIRENQASLLSRSELMMISDLDIETTGGTSNDRILNYREKRSW
- the glnA gene encoding type I glutamate--ammonia ligase — protein: MSRYTKEDIMKLAKENDVSFIRLQFTDLMGIIKNVEIPISQLDKALDNKMMFDGSSIEGFVRIEESDMYLYPDLDTWVIFPWFANKGKVARLVCDIYMPDGTPFLGDPRGILKRAMQEAKEMGYTSFNVGPEPEFFLLKLDENGKPTNVMNDEGGYFDWAPVDLGENCRRDIVLTLESLGFEIEASHHEVAPGQHEIDFKYADAITAADNIQTFKLIVKTVAKEHGLHATFMPKPFYGINGSGMHCHQSLFKGNENAFYDESDVLGLSVTAKQYIAGILKHARGMTAITNPTINSYKRLVPGYEAPCYIAWSAKNRSPLIRVPAARGMSTRIEARFPDPATNPYLALAVMLKAGLDGIKNKLEAPRPTDRNIYVMNDLELKEAGIDSLPGSLEEAIKELAKNQVMKDVLGEHAYSHFISSKQIEWDIFRTQVHEWEREQYMAQF
- a CDS encoding tyrosine-type recombinase/integrase translates to MADFINQLTKKQQEIFKTLSKQLPNFCEVVITTKFVIEGRLRSTLIHYMRDWHLFFEYYISNVSPNDDLLVNELTVEHMNSIQFDHLMAFEQWQLNERNVTKTTQARRRSSLKVLFQTLHKKNKILNNPTSNYDHLKLNKKGIIALAPNEQVTLLDAIESGFGLTDKQRKSRTALSISRDLALITLLLDTGMRVGEVFILDVNSIDFQNLEITVLGKGAKVRTIAFSEESKSSINAYLHHQQRPRPMSNDPYAIFLNRDGGRLTIRSMQKIVKKYAKAIGKYNITPHKLRSSAGLSLYEATGDIRVVAAQLGHEDIAVTAKKYVEASKHRLHDAIRKRGSIR
- the hflX gene encoding GTPase HflX, whose protein sequence is MILISTIQSIATEEKAILVGAYLSQRHQTQEQYEQSLQELEQLADTAGARVLQVFTQNRDGYDSSTLVGKGKLEEITLYVEENEIDVVIFNSELSPKQKRNIEKIVPCKVIDRTELILDIFALRARTHEGKLQVELAQLQYLLPRLTGKGTEMSRLGGGIGTRGPGETKIEVDRRKIRDQVTKISKDLEQIKKQRQIERNLRIKNNVPVIALVGYTNVGKSSLFNLLYKQLNPASAKDEVLVENKLFATLDTTVRLIELEPKISTLMVDTVGFIQDLPHNLVAAFRSTLEEVLYADVLLHVVDVSDPHHNDKIETVEKVLTDLGVTDPRIIYVYNKIDIRSNYSEDYELVVTENSVQVSVLHQNGIDQLRALILQYIFQDYSQNTLSIPYHRSDIYAAAHEIGKVLSKQEDEHGWIMAIFARKSANEGFIKKHMNSIEILERENHEFTV
- a CDS encoding CooT family nickel-binding protein, which gives rise to MLKVAIIDGQGGGIGKVLTEHIRKALGEEVYLVALGTNALASSVMLKAGANEGASGENAIARGIAHVDVVIGPIGIVIPHSFLGEITPSIASIIACSKPYKILIPLTRGNYSLVGLNNEPLPHLVKESIEILYQYIDNIKSKEGSGMCEANAYIIKDGKEELLLERVDKIVPHEDGIFLKNIFGEQKIVKASIKEMALVNHKIILEPIS
- a CDS encoding GTPase — encoded protein: MIEFLITGRKEVGKTLFMLQFSEYIAKENGYDCLYQSSKGVQLRKISDIGNAIKIYNEDIGKNNLPKSITMSTHSKDKLLKFTDTYGLIDGIQYNSIDRQNIKTSLQAIMECDNLIHIIDHNNLDKKSLDPIDLELYNIGKQKRFYMMLINKTDLEKTMLKFQDYKKKTKLPIHPISSIYKEGFFHVFQQIKTVMQQPLLGR